The Candidatus Kapaibacterium sp. genome has a window encoding:
- a CDS encoding Eco57I restriction-modification methylase domain-containing protein, whose amino-acid sequence MAENIKDKLNKLVFDFKLSNYRDLNESQTRISYIDRFWELLGWNVRNPLEVQVERTDKSYMGRRPDYRFIKGNKTLFFVEAKKPAEDLTNPRHIYQTKLYCWNGKVPIAILTDFEEFRPFRALGKPLIGDAKKGLIKELDMLCEEYPDRVDDLLATFGREAVFAGSLDELVKPTQLELRDTVDKHFLNSLSEWRIKLASLIAKKNHFDNEFELAEATQRILDRLVFLRILQDRDIENTDFIKSILEHRVGNSYAAFLMICKELAPKYNGLIFNPHPLSENLTIEASLFKNIVKELNVEDSPYRFDEIPVEVLGTIYERFLGDEISFDKGRQVVIDQKPEVRKAGGVYYTPQYIVEYIVANTVGKLLEQARTPDDVSRLKILDPACGSGSFLLGAFDALIKWHEDYYNAHITEIHEKKGRNTHLLAFMDEETGKLRLTARKKGRILQNNIYGVDIDKQATEVAQMSLYLKVLEGIAKEPLAVLGFQDALLPKMDDNIKCGNSLIGSDFISDDFFGMSERERHKINPFDWEVAFPFLKMTGGFDAVIGNPPYIRIQTIQEFNPKTVEALKNKYLSAQNGNYDIYVCFVEQGVKLLSEKGLLGFILPHKFFNANYGQGLRTILSKNNNISEIIHFGDIQIFDGATTYTCLLFLNRFNNDSFSFTKVENLDNWRYFKKSSSNAIDSSILKMNEWNFQLLNDRDLMLKLNSYETKLSDFTENISQGFKTGSDEIFIHNFEEEFLEEQYYVKVLKGKDIQRYSIDFLNRFAIFPYINGVPITETDLSKDSPKIYNYLLRNKDRLMQRDRGKLKGPAWFCFSRTQFIRLVDLKKIITRDLANTPSFTLDDGVGYGLMGGYGITLLPTVKESIYYILGLLNSSVSGYFISKSSSYYRGGFYSYEKRFIKDIPIKKINFENNHEKAQHDKIVELVERMLRLHKELQTATEFDRKHIEQYISRTDKEIDALVYQLYALTPEEIKIVEGGE is encoded by the coding sequence GCCGAAGATTTGACCAACCCCCGACACATCTATCAGACCAAGCTCTATTGCTGGAACGGTAAAGTGCCTATTGCAATATTGACCGATTTCGAAGAGTTCCGTCCTTTCAGGGCGCTCGGCAAACCGCTTATTGGCGATGCAAAAAAGGGGCTAATCAAAGAATTGGACATGCTTTGCGAGGAATATCCCGACAGAGTTGACGATTTGTTGGCTACTTTTGGGCGAGAAGCCGTTTTTGCGGGCTCATTGGACGAACTTGTCAAACCCACTCAGTTAGAACTTCGCGATACTGTGGATAAACATTTCCTCAATTCGCTTTCGGAGTGGCGAATCAAACTCGCATCGCTAATCGCAAAAAAGAATCATTTCGATAATGAGTTCGAGCTTGCCGAAGCCACTCAACGAATCTTGGACAGGCTTGTGTTTCTGCGGATTTTGCAAGATAGGGACATCGAAAACACCGACTTCATCAAGAGCATTCTCGAGCATCGAGTCGGCAATTCCTATGCTGCATTTCTGATGATTTGCAAGGAACTCGCACCGAAATACAACGGGCTGATTTTCAATCCGCATCCGCTATCCGAAAATCTCACAATCGAAGCATCGCTATTCAAAAATATCGTCAAAGAGCTGAATGTGGAGGATTCGCCCTACAGATTCGACGAAATCCCCGTAGAAGTGCTCGGCACAATTTACGAGCGATTCTTGGGCGACGAAATCAGCTTCGATAAGGGCAGACAAGTTGTCATAGACCAAAAGCCCGAAGTGCGGAAAGCGGGCGGCGTTTACTACACTCCTCAGTACATCGTCGAGTACATCGTCGCAAACACTGTCGGGAAGCTATTGGAGCAAGCCCGAACACCGGACGATGTCAGCCGGCTCAAAATACTCGACCCCGCATGTGGCTCCGGCTCATTCCTTTTGGGGGCTTTCGATGCACTAATCAAATGGCACGAGGATTACTACAACGCTCATATCACCGAAATTCACGAAAAGAAGGGCAGAAACACGCATTTGCTGGCATTCATGGACGAAGAGACCGGCAAGTTGAGATTGACCGCACGAAAAAAGGGCAGAATACTCCAAAACAACATCTACGGTGTGGATATTGACAAGCAGGCGACCGAAGTGGCACAGATGTCGCTCTATTTGAAAGTGTTGGAGGGCATCGCCAAGGAGCCGCTCGCAGTCTTGGGATTCCAAGATGCACTGCTGCCAAAGATGGACGACAACATCAAATGCGGCAACTCGCTAATCGGCAGCGACTTCATCAGCGATGACTTTTTCGGGATGTCCGAGCGGGAGCGGCACAAAATCAACCCATTCGATTGGGAAGTCGCATTCCCATTCTTGAAAATGACGGGTGGCTTCGATGCCGTCATAGGCAATCCGCCGTATATAAGAATACAGACAATTCAAGAGTTTAATCCTAAAACTGTTGAAGCTTTAAAAAACAAATACCTATCTGCACAAAACGGGAATTATGACATATATGTATGCTTTGTAGAACAAGGAGTTAAATTGCTCAGTGAGAAAGGACTCTTAGGATTTATTCTACCTCATAAATTTTTTAATGCAAATTATGGACAAGGTTTAAGAACTATCTTATCTAAGAATAACAATATTAGTGAAATAATACATTTTGGAGACATTCAAATATTTGATGGAGCGACTACATATACTTGTTTACTTTTTTTGAATCGGTTTAATAATGATAGTTTTAGTTTTACAAAAGTTGAAAATTTAGATAATTGGCGTTACTTTAAAAAATCTTCATCAAACGCTATTGATTCATCTATTTTGAAAATGAATGAATGGAATTTCCAGTTATTAAATGATAGAGATCTTATGCTCAAACTAAATAGTTACGAAACAAAACTTTCAGACTTTACTGAAAATATTTCCCAAGGTTTTAAAACAGGTTCGGATGAAATATTTATACACAATTTTGAGGAAGAATTTTTAGAGGAACAATATTATGTAAAAGTATTGAAAGGAAAAGATATCCAAAGATATTCAATAGATTTCTTGAATAGATTTGCGATTTTTCCTTATATAAATGGTGTCCCTATAACCGAGACTGATTTATCCAAGGATTCACCTAAAATATATAACTATCTATTGAGAAATAAAGATAGATTAATGCAAAGAGATAGAGGGAAACTAAAGGGACCAGCTTGGTTTTGTTTTAGCCGCACTCAATTTATAAGACTTGTAGATTTAAAAAAAATTATCACTCGTGATTTGGCTAATACACCATCATTTACTCTTGATGACGGTGTTGGATATGGTCTAATGGGCGGATATGGAATTACATTGTTGCCAACAGTAAAAGAGTCAATTTATTATATTTTGGGATTGTTGAATTCATCAGTATCAGGATATTTTATTTCAAAATCATCATCTTATTATAGAGGTGGATTCTATTCTTATGAAAAACGTTTTATTAAAGATATACCTATTAAGAAAATAAATTTTGAAAATAATCATGAGAAAGCACAGCACGACAAGATAGTAGAACTCGTCGAGCGAATGTTGCGACTGCACAAGGAATTGCAAACAGCCACAGAGTTCGACCGCAAGCACATAGAGCAATACATCTCCCGCACGGACAAAGAAATAGACGCCCTCGTTTACCAACTCTACGCCCTCACCCCCGAAGAAATCAAAATCGTCGAAGGAGGAGAGTGA